The following are from one region of the Mycolicibacterium helvum genome:
- a CDS encoding cold-shock protein, translated as MPQGTVKWFNAEKGFGFIAPEDGSADVFVHYTEIQGSGFRTLEENQRVEFEVGQSPKGPQATGVRAV; from the coding sequence ATGCCACAGGGAACTGTGAAGTGGTTCAACGCGGAGAAGGGTTTCGGGTTCATCGCACCCGAGGACGGCTCTGCCGACGTGTTCGTCCACTACACGGAAATTCAGGGGTCGGGCTTCCGCACCCTTGAGGAGAACCAACGGGTCGAGTTCGAGGTCGGTCAGAGCCCCAAGGGCCCACAGGCCACAGGCGTTCGCGCCGTCTGA
- a CDS encoding adenylate/guanylate cyclase domain-containing protein, with protein MTTAQLSPGRISGFVRWVARTPWPVFTLGMLQADIIGALLVLGFLRFGLPPSDRVMLQDLPTLNLVIFLSYLFISFGVGAFVSLKLLVPVFRWQRRDALLAEDDPAVTEDARLRALRMPVYRSVISMTNWVLGAVVFIAASWPVASHAAPVLAVATLLGATATTIIGYLQSERVLRPVAVAALRGGVPEKFHRPGVIQRLVLTWLLSTGVPLLAIVLSIVASKFSLLAASADALFTPILLMAVAALVVGLTGNVLAAMSIADPLRQLRWALGEVQRGNYNAHMQIYDASELGLLQAGFNDMVRDLSERQRLRDLFGRYVGEDVARRALERGTELGGQERDVAVLFVDLVGSTQLAASRPPGEVVSMLNEFFRVVVETVKKHGGFVNKFQGDAALCIFGAPIEHPDASGAALAASRELHDELVSVLGQTDFGIGVSAGRAIAGHIGAQARFEYTVIGDPVNEAARLTELAKIEGGHVLASAIAVSGALDAEALCWNVGEIVELRGRRAPTQLARPTNLRLPSEASPANESESV; from the coding sequence GTGACCACCGCGCAGCTCAGCCCGGGGCGAATCAGTGGATTCGTCCGGTGGGTTGCGCGCACACCGTGGCCGGTGTTCACGCTGGGCATGCTGCAGGCCGACATCATCGGCGCACTGCTCGTCCTGGGCTTCCTGCGGTTCGGTCTGCCCCCGTCTGATCGGGTCATGCTGCAGGATCTGCCGACGCTGAACCTGGTCATTTTCCTGAGCTATCTGTTCATCTCATTCGGCGTCGGCGCGTTCGTCAGCCTCAAGCTGCTCGTTCCGGTCTTCCGCTGGCAACGCCGCGACGCGTTGTTAGCCGAGGACGATCCAGCCGTCACCGAAGACGCGCGATTGCGGGCGTTGCGAATGCCCGTCTACCGCTCGGTGATCAGCATGACCAACTGGGTGCTGGGGGCGGTGGTGTTCATTGCCGCCAGCTGGCCGGTGGCCAGCCATGCCGCACCTGTGCTGGCGGTGGCCACGCTGCTCGGCGCGACCGCCACCACGATCATCGGCTACCTGCAGTCCGAGCGGGTGCTGCGGCCGGTGGCTGTCGCAGCGTTGCGCGGCGGCGTGCCGGAGAAATTCCACCGCCCCGGCGTCATCCAGCGACTGGTGCTGACCTGGCTGCTGTCCACCGGGGTGCCGCTACTGGCCATCGTGCTCTCGATCGTGGCGAGCAAGTTCTCGCTGCTGGCGGCCTCCGCGGACGCCCTGTTCACACCGATCCTGCTGATGGCCGTCGCTGCGCTGGTGGTCGGGTTGACCGGCAACGTGCTGGCCGCCATGTCGATCGCCGACCCGCTGCGCCAGCTGCGCTGGGCGCTGGGAGAGGTTCAACGCGGCAACTACAACGCTCACATGCAGATCTATGACGCCAGCGAGCTGGGCCTGCTCCAGGCGGGCTTCAACGATATGGTTCGCGATCTGAGCGAACGGCAGCGGCTGCGTGACCTGTTCGGTCGCTACGTCGGCGAGGACGTCGCCCGACGCGCCCTGGAACGCGGCACCGAACTGGGCGGCCAGGAACGCGATGTCGCGGTGCTGTTCGTCGACCTGGTCGGATCGACCCAGCTGGCCGCGTCGCGACCGCCGGGCGAAGTCGTCAGCATGCTCAACGAGTTCTTCCGGGTGGTCGTCGAGACCGTCAAGAAGCACGGCGGCTTCGTCAACAAGTTCCAGGGTGACGCGGCGCTGTGCATCTTCGGCGCGCCGATCGAGCACCCCGACGCCTCCGGTGCGGCGCTGGCCGCCTCTCGGGAACTGCACGACGAGCTGGTCAGCGTTCTGGGGCAGACCGATTTCGGGATCGGGGTATCGGCTGGGCGGGCGATCGCCGGCCACATCGGCGCGCAGGCCCGATTCGAGTACACCGTGATCGGCGACCCGGTCAACGAAGCCGCCCGGCTAACCGAGTTGGCCAAGATCGAGGGCGGTCACGTGCTGGCGTCGGCGATCGCGGTCAGCGGCGCCCTGGACGCCGAAGCGCTGTGCTGGAACGTCGGCGAAATCGTCGAGCTGCGCGGCCGACGGGCACCGACACAGCTGGCCCGCCCGACGAACCTTCGACTGCCCAGCGAGGCCAGTCCGGCCAACGAAAGCGAAAGCGTCTAA
- a CDS encoding DEAD/DEAH box helicase, which yields MMSFGSELLNAAVAGAESSPAALRHVAELPARQADGADWPAWADPDVLRAFHDHGIARPWSHQVRAADLAHSGHHVVISTGTASGKSLAFQLPIMDVLARDPRARALYLSPTKALGHDQLRAAHSLTTTVAALAEVAPTSYDGDTPAEVRRFARERSRWLFSNPDMIHLSLLRNHTRWAVFLRGLRYIVIDECHYYRGIFGSNVAMVLRRLLRLCERYAPASAPGPTVIFASATTAAPGETAAELIGDIVTAVAEDGSPHGARTVALWEPELRTDLLGENGAPVRHSAGSEAARMMADLVAEGARTLTFVRSRRGAELTALGARARLEDIAPQLQDTVASYRAGYLAEDRRELERALADGELRGLATTNALELGIDIAGLDAVLLAGFPGTVASFWQQAGRSGRRGQGALVVLIARDDPLDTYLVHHPEALLDKPVERVVIDPGNPYVLGPQLLCAATEMPLDEAEVRRWEAEAVATELVEDGLLRRRGGKYFPAAGLDPHPAVDIRGSAGGHIAIVEAGTGRMLGSTGAGQAPATVHPGAVYLHQGESYLVDSLSFEDGVAFVHAEDPGYTTFARELTDIAITGTGERVHYDAITLGLVPVSVTHRVIGYLRRRLSGEVIDFVELDMPEHCLPTTAVMYTITPEALLDSGIEPTSVPGSLHAAEHAAIGLLPLVASCDRGDIGGLSTAVGADGLPTVFVYDGHPGGAGFAERGYRLASTWLGATAAAIEACECPQGCPSCVQSPKCGNGNDPLDKAGAVRVLKLVLAELAGGLA from the coding sequence ATGATGAGTTTCGGCAGCGAGCTGCTTAACGCTGCCGTCGCGGGCGCCGAATCATCGCCAGCTGCACTGCGCCACGTCGCCGAGCTTCCGGCTCGCCAAGCCGACGGCGCGGACTGGCCTGCCTGGGCTGATCCAGATGTGCTCCGCGCGTTCCATGATCACGGAATCGCCCGCCCGTGGTCGCATCAGGTCCGTGCCGCCGACCTCGCCCACTCTGGACATCATGTCGTGATAAGCACCGGCACGGCATCGGGAAAGTCGCTGGCGTTTCAATTGCCGATCATGGATGTGCTGGCCCGTGATCCGCGCGCGAGGGCGCTTTATTTGTCCCCCACGAAAGCGCTCGGCCACGACCAATTGCGCGCCGCCCATTCATTGACCACAACAGTGGCCGCACTAGCCGAGGTGGCGCCGACTTCCTATGACGGCGACACGCCGGCCGAGGTACGCAGATTCGCCCGCGAACGCTCGCGGTGGCTGTTCTCCAACCCCGACATGATCCACCTGTCGCTGCTGCGCAACCATACCCGCTGGGCGGTGTTCCTGCGCGGCCTGCGCTATATCGTGATCGACGAATGCCATTACTACCGTGGGATTTTCGGCTCGAACGTGGCGATGGTGTTGCGCCGGCTGCTGCGGCTGTGCGAGCGCTACGCACCGGCCTCGGCGCCGGGGCCCACGGTCATCTTCGCCAGCGCGACCACCGCCGCACCCGGCGAGACCGCGGCGGAACTGATCGGTGACATCGTGACGGCGGTGGCCGAAGACGGTTCACCGCACGGCGCCCGAACCGTGGCGCTGTGGGAGCCCGAATTGCGCACCGACCTGCTGGGCGAGAACGGCGCGCCGGTGCGACATTCAGCGGGCTCCGAAGCCGCCCGCATGATGGCCGATTTGGTTGCTGAGGGCGCGCGAACGTTGACGTTCGTGCGGTCCCGCCGCGGTGCGGAGCTGACGGCGCTGGGCGCACGGGCCCGCCTCGAGGACATCGCGCCGCAGTTGCAGGACACCGTGGCGTCCTACCGGGCGGGCTACCTCGCCGAGGACCGGCGCGAACTGGAACGTGCGCTGGCCGACGGCGAACTGCGCGGACTGGCGACCACGAACGCCCTCGAGTTGGGCATCGACATCGCCGGTCTGGATGCGGTGCTGCTGGCGGGGTTCCCGGGGACGGTCGCGTCGTTCTGGCAACAGGCCGGCCGGTCCGGCCGACGCGGTCAGGGCGCGCTCGTAGTCCTCATCGCCCGCGACGACCCGCTGGACACCTACTTGGTACACCACCCTGAGGCGCTGCTCGACAAGCCGGTCGAGCGCGTCGTCATCGATCCGGGGAACCCCTACGTTCTGGGTCCGCAGCTGCTGTGCGCGGCAACCGAAATGCCACTGGACGAGGCGGAGGTGCGCCGCTGGGAGGCCGAGGCGGTGGCCACCGAACTGGTCGAGGACGGGTTGCTGCGCCGTCGCGGCGGCAAGTACTTCCCCGCCGCCGGGCTCGACCCGCATCCGGCGGTGGATATCCGGGGTTCGGCCGGGGGCCACATCGCGATCGTCGAGGCCGGTACCGGTCGGATGCTGGGCAGCACCGGCGCGGGTCAGGCCCCGGCCACGGTTCACCCCGGGGCCGTGTATCTGCACCAGGGCGAGAGTTACCTCGTCGACTCGCTGAGCTTCGAAGACGGGGTGGCGTTCGTCCACGCCGAGGATCCCGGCTATACCACCTTCGCGCGGGAGCTCACCGATATCGCGATCACCGGAACTGGCGAACGCGTCCACTACGACGCGATCACCCTGGGCCTGGTCCCGGTCTCGGTGACCCACCGGGTGATCGGCTACCTACGCCGGCGATTGTCCGGCGAGGTCATCGATTTTGTCGAACTCGACATGCCCGAGCACTGCCTACCAACTACCGCGGTGATGTACACGATCACACCGGAAGCGTTGTTGGACAGCGGAATCGAACCCACCAGCGTACCGGGATCGCTGCATGCGGCCGAGCATGCCGCGATCGGCTTGCTGCCGCTGGTGGCCAGTTGCGACCGCGGCGACATCGGCGGGCTGTCCACGGCCGTCGGCGCCGATGGATTGCCCACCGTGTTCGTCTACGACGGGCACCCCGGCGGGGCGGGCTTCGCTGAACGCGGCTATCGACTGGCCAGCACCTGGCTGGGCGCGACTGCGGCGGCGATCGAGGCGTGTGAATGCCCGCAGGGCTGCCCGTCATGCGTGCAGTCACCCAAGTGCGGCAACGGGAATGACCCGCTGGATAAGGCCGGCGCGGTCCGAGTTCTCAAACTCGTTCTGGCAGAGTTGGCCGGCGGCCTTGCCTGA
- the topA gene encoding type I DNA topoisomerase has protein sequence MADDGTRLSGGDGRSNGNVRRLVIVESPTKARKIAGYLGANYIVESSRGHIRDLPRNAADVPAKYKSEPWARLGVNVEDNFEPLYIISPDKKSTVTELKGLLKDVDELYLATDGDREGEAIAWHLLETLKPRVPVKRMVFHEITEPAIRAAAENPRDLDNDLVDAQETRRILDRLYGYEVSPVLWKKVAPKLSAGRVQSVATRIIVQRERDRMAFRSASYWDVIAELDASVSDPNATPPRFTARLVNVDSKRVATGRDFDSLGVVRKPDEVVVLDEAAAGSLATGLQASSLAVASVEEKPYTRKPYPPFMTSTLQQEAGRKLRFSAERTMSVAQRLYENGYITYMRTDSTTLSQSAIDAARNQARQLYGDEYVHPSPRQYTRKVKNAQEAHEAIRPAGDTFATPGALHRELDTDEFRLYELIWQRTVASQMADARGTTLSLRIAGVAGPTTLDAGVAGPTTLDAGVAGPTTLDSATSTGGRDVVFAASGRTITFPGFLKAYVETVDEQAGGEADDAESRLPQLRQGQRVDATRLTADGHTTNPPARYTEASLIKALEELGIGRPSTYSSIIKTIQDRGYVHKKGSALVPSWVAFAVTGLLEQHFGRLVDYDFTAAMEDELDEIASGQERRTNWLTNFYFGGEHGVADSIARAGGLKKLVGVNLEGIDAREVNSIKLFDDEEGRAVVVRVGKNGPYLERMVIGEDGELKPQRANLSDEITPDELTLELAETLFATPQEGRVLGVDPESGHEIVARDGRYGPYVTEVLPPPPEEEGGVGAKKGKKPTGPKPRTGSLLRSMDLQTVTLEDALKLISLPRVVGVDPANGEEITAQNGRYGPYLKRGTDSRSLATEDQIFDITLEEALKIYAEPKRGGRQGAAAPPLRELGVDAASGQPMVIKDGRFGPYVTDGETNASLRKGDDVLSITDERASELLADRRARGPVKKKAPAKKAARKKAPAKKA, from the coding sequence TTGGCTGACGACGGAACCCGCCTAAGCGGCGGCGATGGCCGAAGTAATGGCAACGTCCGGCGGCTCGTGATCGTCGAGTCGCCCACCAAAGCGCGCAAGATCGCCGGCTACCTGGGTGCTAATTACATCGTCGAGTCGTCCCGTGGGCACATCCGTGACCTGCCGCGTAACGCCGCCGACGTGCCGGCCAAGTACAAATCCGAGCCGTGGGCGCGTCTCGGCGTCAACGTCGAGGACAACTTCGAGCCGCTCTACATCATCAGCCCCGATAAGAAGAGCACTGTCACCGAGCTCAAGGGCTTGTTGAAAGATGTCGACGAGCTCTATCTGGCCACTGACGGTGACCGCGAGGGTGAAGCCATCGCCTGGCACCTGCTGGAGACGCTCAAGCCCCGCGTCCCGGTCAAGCGGATGGTCTTCCACGAGATCACCGAGCCGGCCATCCGCGCGGCCGCCGAAAATCCCCGCGACCTGGACAACGACCTGGTTGACGCGCAGGAGACCCGGCGCATCCTCGACCGGCTCTACGGCTACGAGGTCAGCCCGGTTCTGTGGAAGAAGGTCGCGCCGAAGCTGTCGGCGGGCCGGGTGCAGTCCGTGGCCACTCGGATCATCGTGCAGCGCGAACGCGACCGGATGGCCTTCCGCAGCGCCTCCTACTGGGACGTGATCGCCGAGCTCGACGCGAGCGTCTCGGACCCCAACGCCACCCCGCCCCGCTTCACCGCCCGGCTGGTCAACGTCGACAGCAAGCGGGTGGCCACCGGCCGGGACTTCGATTCCCTGGGCGTCGTTCGCAAGCCCGACGAGGTCGTGGTGCTCGACGAGGCCGCCGCGGGCTCGCTGGCCACCGGTTTACAGGCCTCCAGCCTCGCCGTGGCGTCGGTGGAGGAGAAGCCGTACACCCGCAAGCCCTATCCGCCCTTCATGACCTCCACGTTGCAGCAGGAGGCCGGCCGCAAGCTGCGGTTCTCCGCCGAGCGCACGATGAGCGTCGCGCAGCGGCTCTACGAGAACGGCTACATCACCTATATGCGGACCGACTCGACGACGCTGTCGCAGTCGGCCATCGACGCCGCGCGCAATCAGGCGCGTCAGCTCTACGGCGACGAGTACGTCCACCCGTCGCCGCGGCAGTACACCCGCAAGGTGAAGAACGCGCAGGAGGCGCACGAGGCCATCCGGCCCGCCGGTGACACCTTCGCCACCCCCGGCGCACTGCACCGCGAGCTCGACACCGACGAGTTCCGGCTCTACGAGCTGATCTGGCAGCGCACCGTGGCCTCGCAGATGGCCGACGCCCGCGGGACCACGCTGAGCCTGCGCATCGCCGGAGTCGCTGGGCCGACGACATTGGATGCCGGAGTCGCTGGGCCGACGACATTGGATGCCGGAGTCGCTGGGCCGACGACATTGGATTCAGCCACGTCCACTGGTGGCCGCGACGTAGTTTTCGCTGCCAGCGGCCGCACCATCACCTTCCCCGGCTTCCTCAAGGCCTACGTCGAGACCGTCGACGAGCAGGCCGGTGGTGAGGCCGACGACGCCGAGAGCAGGTTGCCGCAGCTTCGGCAGGGGCAGCGCGTGGACGCCACCCGGCTGACTGCCGACGGGCACACCACCAACCCGCCGGCTCGCTACACCGAGGCATCGCTGATCAAAGCGCTCGAAGAACTCGGAATCGGCCGTCCCTCAACGTATTCCTCGATCATCAAGACGATCCAGGATCGCGGTTACGTCCATAAAAAGGGCAGCGCTCTGGTGCCGTCGTGGGTGGCGTTCGCCGTCACCGGGCTGCTCGAGCAGCATTTCGGCCGGCTGGTGGACTACGACTTCACCGCCGCCATGGAGGACGAGCTCGACGAAATCGCCAGCGGGCAGGAGCGGCGCACCAACTGGCTGACCAACTTCTACTTCGGCGGCGAGCACGGGGTCGCGGATTCGATCGCCCGCGCTGGGGGCTTGAAGAAGCTGGTGGGTGTCAATCTCGAGGGTATCGACGCTCGAGAAGTCAACTCCATCAAGCTCTTTGACGACGAAGAGGGCCGCGCGGTCGTGGTACGCGTCGGCAAGAACGGCCCGTACCTGGAGCGGATGGTCATCGGCGAGGACGGTGAGCTCAAACCGCAACGGGCCAACCTCAGCGACGAGATCACTCCCGACGAGCTGACCCTGGAATTGGCTGAAACCCTTTTCGCCACACCGCAAGAGGGTCGTGTACTCGGCGTGGATCCGGAGTCCGGTCACGAGATTGTGGCCAGGGACGGCCGATACGGGCCTTATGTCACCGAGGTGCTACCCCCGCCGCCGGAGGAGGAGGGCGGTGTCGGCGCCAAGAAGGGCAAGAAGCCGACCGGCCCCAAGCCGCGCACCGGCTCGCTGCTGCGGTCGATGGACCTGCAGACCGTGACGCTCGAGGATGCCCTCAAACTCATTTCGCTGCCGCGGGTTGTCGGCGTGGATCCCGCCAACGGCGAGGAGATCACCGCGCAGAACGGCCGCTATGGCCCGTACCTCAAGCGCGGCACCGACTCTCGCTCGCTGGCCACCGAGGACCAGATCTTCGACATCACCCTTGAAGAGGCCCTGAAGATCTACGCCGAGCCCAAACGCGGTGGCCGCCAGGGCGCTGCCGCTCCGCCACTTCGGGAACTGGGCGTCGATGCGGCGTCGGGCCAGCCGATGGTGATCAAGGATGGCCGCTTCGGTCCTTACGTCACCGACGGTGAGACCAACGCCAGCCTGCGCAAGGGCGATGACGTCCTGTCGATCACCGATGAGCGTGCTTCGGAGCTGCTCGCCGACCGGCGCGCTCGTGGCCCGGTCAAGAAGAAGGCTCCCGCGAAGAAAGCGGCGCGTAAGAAGGCCCCCGCCAAGAAGGCGTGA